Proteins from one Fragaria vesca subsp. vesca linkage group LG6, FraVesHawaii_1.0, whole genome shotgun sequence genomic window:
- the LOC101300357 gene encoding uncharacterized protein LOC101300357, whose amino-acid sequence MNHTPAQFSNPNPNPNLFHSRPHNAHPEITAPPPPDLSTAISSLSSLIRDSARILDSLSALLPLRSQGDSDGLVSCPVNPHHRLHPHSLFSHSLRCPRPLHHLIPPLHYPKTLESTDQSQSGESFTQSGDLCLSLEHYYAEFGCNLFYRDCPGVVNSSALDGFDKTFTLPSVLSAECANFSGKEVGEMMDCDKVCSKFLPSESWAVKNEVLRWNEYPPMYSSCVLRAVLGLGVLRECDLAIWVIANSPKYGIVIDVPMGDHIVLLITLCLRAIVREALGKVNDRDSESGYYECPALVEALVWLASQLSKLYGELNGKLFAINTLKHCVLDAALGSFVFPLKQKETEFHGLEEGSLNLDAEGSCVKDEDVTKPLSTEMKGIVISKVVFVSQVAAAIAALHERFLLEEKIKGERVSQTLTRHQRVLEHDYVSRRADEERKNRSQYRPIIDHDGLPRQKSSNQETNKTKTKEELLAEERDYKRRRMSYRGKKVKRTTLQVTRDIIEEYMEEIKQAGGIGCFERAIEGQGSIPFKLPTATDFTTDDDNRTKRNSESEGGSPSRSRKQSHSRYTIDSTTSRHASAKGQGKPSHSLHREYLEDSRSLSNSRDTENYYRSPERSRSRGWSHGKSEQDHRQRTNTKHHERNWSSKYHDSRSKYVDNRSSSLSNSHQKSKLERYEKTYESHSSNSLERDTFDDRYDPLESHDRYEEDQSSSKKYDREGRYSVNEQTTEYN is encoded by the exons ATGAACCACACTCCGGCTCAGTTTTCTAATCCTAATCCTAACCCCAATTTGTTCCACTCTCGGCCGCACAATGCACATCCCGAAATCACCGCTCCTCCTCCTCCTGACCTTTCGACCGCAATCTCATCCCTAAGTAGCCTCATTCGTGACTCTGCCCGGATCCTTGACTCACTTTCCGCACTCCTTCCTCTCCGCAGCCAAGGTGATTCTGATGGCCTTGTTTCCTGTCCTGTGAACCCCCATCACCGTTTGCATCCTCACTCCCTTTTCTCCCACTCCCTCCGCTGCCCCCGGCCTCTCCACCACCTCATCCCACCGCTCCATTACCCCAAAACCCTCGAATCCACCGACCAATCCCAATCTGGTGAGAGTTTTACTCAATCTGGTGATCTGTGCTTGTCCTTGGAGCATTACTATGCGGAATTCGGGTGCAATTTGTTCTACCGTGATTGCCCTGGTGTTGTTAACTCTTCTGCGCTGGATGGTTTCGATAAAACATTCACACTTCCATCAGTTTTGTCAGCCGAGTGTGCGAATTTTTCCGGTAAAGAAGTTGGGGAGATGATGGATTGTGACAAGGTATGTAGTAAATTTCTGCCGTCAGAGTCTTGGGCTGTTAAGAATGAAGTTCTAAGGTGGAATGAGTATCCTCCTATGTACTCAAGCTGTGTGCTACGTGCCGTTTTGGGGTTAGGTGTGCTTAGAGAGTGTGATTTGGCGATATGGGTTATAGCAAATTCACCCAAGTACGGGATTGTGATTGATGTGCCCATGGGGGATCATATAGTTTTGCTCATTACCCTGTGCTTGAGGGCAATTGTAAGGGAAGCTTTAGGTAAGGTAAATGATAGAGATTCAGAGAGTGGGTATTATGAGTGTCCTGCTTTGGTTGAGGCATTAGTGTGGTTGGCATCTCAGCTTTCCAAACTCTATGGTGAATTGAATGGAAAATTATTCGCCATAAACACTCTTAAGCATTGCGTACTAGATGCTGCCTTGGGCTCATTTGTTTTCCCTTTAAAGCAAAAGGAGACAGAGTTTCATGGTTTAGAAGAGGGTTCATTGAATTTGGATGCTGAGGGCAGTTGTGTTAAGGATGAAGATGTTACTAAACCACTAAGCACTGAGATGAAGGGAATCGTTATCAGTAAGGTGGTATTTGTGTCCCAGGTTGCAGCAGCCATTGCAGCGTTGCATGAACGGTTCTTGCTTGAAGAAAAAATTAAGGGAGAACGAGTTTCACAAACCCTCACTAGACATCAACG AGTACTTGAGCATGATTATGTCTCCCGACGAGCTGATGAGGAGCGGAAAAACCGAAGTCAGTATAGACCTATTATCGACCATGATGGGCTGCCTCGGCAAAAATCAAGTAACCAG GAAACTAACAAGACCAAGACAAAAGAAGAGTTATTAGCAGAAGAAAGGGACTACAAACGACGAAGGATGTCATATCGTGGCAAAAAGGTGAAGCGTACAACTTTGCAG GTTACCAGGGATATTATAGAGGAATACATGGAGGAAATCAAGCAAGCTGGAGGGATTGGATGCTTCGAACGAGCAATTGAAGGGCAAGGGAGCATTCCATTCAAACTACCTACTGCTACTGACTTCACCACCGATGATGATAATCGAACAAAAAGAAATAGTGAGTCAGAGGGAGGTAGCCCAAGTCGTTCTAGGAAACAATCACATTCACGTTATACTATAGATTCCACAACTTCCAGACATGCTTCTGCCAAAGGTCAAGGGAAACCAAGTCATAGTCTTCACCGCGAATATCTAGAAGATTCTAGAAGTCTCAGTAACAGTCGTGATACCGAAAATTATTACAGAAGCCCAGAAAGGTCTCGAAGTCGTGGATGGTCACATGGGAAGAGTGAACAAGATCATCGACAGCGGACCAATACCAAGCATCATGAAAGAAATTGGTCATCCAAGTATCATGATAGTAGATCCAAGTATGTTGATAACAGATCATCTTCTCTGTCCAACTCACACCAGAAGTCAAAACTTGAAAGATATGAGAAAACATATGAGAGTCATAGTTCAAACTCTCTGGAAAGAGATACTTTTGACGATAGATACGATCCCTTGGAATCTCATGACAGATATGAAGAGGATCAATCTTCTAGCAAAAAGTATGATAGAGAAGGCAGATATTCTGTAAATGAGCAAACTACGGAGTACAATTAG
- the LOC101300635 gene encoding U-box domain-containing protein 9-like, producing the protein MARTGVSEETDKEAAMEIKKQLRKLVKDIVEEEDYRVETAEEAMRALSSLKNLKSSKKSLSFKLDVPQEFRCPISGELMIDPVVLATGQTYDRPFIQRLLNEGSQICPQTKQVLAHTILTPNNLVRQMISQWCKEHGIESPKPVQDIGEEIVTSADRNYLNALLQKTSSSSLSDQKEAAKELRLLTKRSSSFRALFGESAEIIAQLLSPLSQGQVATHPDLQEDLITTLLNLSIHDNNKRLVAENPLVIPLLIESLVFGTIQTKSNAAATFFTLSAIDSNKIVIGASGALKPLIDLLHEGHPLAMKDVATAIFRLCTDLENRGRAVNAGVVWVILKKIMDGVLVAELLAILAIISTNQKAIQDMCEFGAVSCLVKIIRESNCERDKENCIVILYNICFSARSKLKEIKDEEMSNGTFSRLAQSGTSRAKRKAIGILERLNKTGTVTHTA; encoded by the exons ATGGCCAGGACAGGTGTCTCGGAAGAGACTGATAAAGAAGCAGCCATGGAGATAAAGAAGCAGTTGAGGAAACTGGTCAAGGACATTGTTGAAGAAGAAGACTATAGGGTAGAGACTGCTGAGGAGGCTATGAGGGCCTTGTCTTCTTTGAAGAACTTGAAGAGTTCTAAAAAGTCTCTCTCTTTCAAACTTGATGTTCCTCAAGAATTTAGGTGTCCTATTTCTGGAGAGCTCATGATTGACCCTGTTGTCTTGGCCACTGGACAG ACTTATGATAGGCCATTCATCCAGAGGTTGTTGAATGAAGGTAGCCAGATATGCCCTCAGACCAAGCAAGTCCTTGCTCATACTATCCTGACCCCAAATAACTTGGTCCGACAAATGATTTCACAATGGTGCAAGGAGCATGGTATTGAGTCTCCGAAACCTGTTCAAGATATTGGTGAGGAAATTGTCACTAGTGCAGACCGAAACTATCTGAATGCACTGCTTCAGAAGACTTCATCATCTTCCCTGTCTGATCAGAAAGAAGCAGCAAAGGAACTTCGACTGCTAACAAAGAGGAGTTCATCATTTCGGGCTTTGTTTGGCGAGTCGGCTGAGATCATTGCACAACTGCTGAGTCCACTTTCACAGGGTCAAGTTGCCACTCATCCTGACCTTCAAGAAGACTTGATCACGACTCTACTAAACCTTTCAATTCATGACAACAATAAGAGATTAGTTGCTGAAAACCCATTGGTGATCCCTCTCCTTATTGAATCCTTAGTGTTTGGAACCATTCAAACAAAAAGCAATGCTGCAGCAACTTTCTTCACATTATCAGCCATCGATTCCAACAAGATTGTTATTGGCGCATCTGGTGCTCTCAAACCTCTGATTGACTTGTTACATGAGGGGCATCCATTAGCCATGAAGGATGTTGCCACGGCCATATTCCGCCTATGTACAGACCTTGAAAATAGAGGAAGAGCCGTCAATGCTGGAGTGGTGTGGGTGATTCTGAAGAAGATAATGGATGGTGTATTGGTTGCTGAGTTGCTGGCTATACTTGCAATCATTTCGACCAATCAGAAGGCTATTCAGGACATGTGTGAATTTGGTGCTGTGTCTTGTTTGGTTAAAATCATCAGGGAGAGTAATTGTGAGCGCGACAAGGAGAACTGCATTGTGATCCTGTACAATATCTGCTTTAGTGCTCGGTCTAAACTGAAGGAGATTAAGGACGAGGAAATGTCGAATGGTACATTTTCTAGACTTGCACAGAGTGGAACTTCAAGAGCTAAAAGGAAGGCCATTGGAATTCTTGAGAGGTTGAATAAGACTGGTACAGTAACACACACTGCTTGA